From a single Rutidosis leptorrhynchoides isolate AG116_Rl617_1_P2 chromosome 5, CSIRO_AGI_Rlap_v1, whole genome shotgun sequence genomic region:
- the LOC139847893 gene encoding SUMO-conjugating enzyme SCE1, which translates to MSGGIARGRLTEERKAWRKNHPHGFVAKPETLPDGSVNLMIWQCTIPGKTGTDWEGGYYPLALHFTEDYPSKPPKCKFPQGFFHPNVYPSGTVCLSILNEDSGWRPAITVKQILVGIQDLLDSPNPADPAQTDGYHLFIQDTVEYKRRVRLQAKQYPPLV; encoded by the exons ATGTCTGGTGGTATTGCTCGTGGCCGTCTAACTGAGGAACGAAAAGCATGGCGAAAGAATCATCCTCAT GGTTTTGTTGCGAAACCTGAGACTCTACCTGATGGTTCGGTGAATTTGATGATTTGGCAGTGTACCATCCCTGGTAAGACTGGG ACTGACTGGGAAGGAGGGTACTACCCTCTTGCACTCCATTTTACTGAGGATTATCCAAGCAAACCGCCAAAGTGTAAATTTCCTCAGGGCTTTTTTCATCCCAATGTTTACCCATCTGGAACCGTTTGTTTGTCTATTCTTAATGAAGATAGT GGTTGGAGGCCAGCTATAACAGTGAAGCAAATTCTAGTGGGTATCCAGGATCTGTTGGATTCCCCCAACCCTGCAGACCCTGCCCAGACCGATGGATATCATCTCTTTATACAG GATACGGTGGAGTACAAGAGAAGGGTCCGCCTGCAGGCTAAGCAGTATCCCCCGCTTGTTTAG